CAGATCTCACGCTCTTGATCTGCAGTATGTTTGTACTCTGTTTCCCGTTTGAGTGGAGCGAGCCTTTCATCTGCTGCTCTGTTCTCGGAGTCTTGTGAGTCTTTGCCGCACTGGGACAGGAACCACTCTGAGCTGCTCTGGTGTTTGGATGAACAGCCGGAGACAATGGTAAGCTGTTGGCAGTCTGCTGTTTCCTGCCCTCCTTTCTCTCATTCTCTGCCTTGATCTCCTGGGATGTTAGTGGGACCGGGGAGACGCTCTGTCTGCTGCAAACAGTCTCAGCAGGTGGAGCCTGTGACCTCTGGAGTGGTTCAACATGACTGCAGTTACCTTTCTTTGAGTCCCTGGCTTCATGTAAACCATCACTTTGAATGTTTGTGAGTTTTGGTTCTTGTTTAACTTGTGGTAGCAGCTCCACACTGCTTCTCCACTCAGACTCACAGAGGGGACTGTCTTCTTGGGGCTGGACAGAGTGACGTTCTGAAAGGTAACAAACATCACGGTCGTGCTAAGTGTATTTTAATGAATGCCTTACTGCAGGTTCTACAGAGGTCTTAGCTCCATTCAGAAACCAGAGTTCACCAGGAATTATACATACAACAACGTGTGGCAACTTTACCATTTAATAAATCATCAGAGAACAGCTTTATTTACACACAACCAGTTTctctcatacagtatgtgttgacACTTGTCTGATTAACCTCATGTAAGTTTTACTTTGAGGACTCCCACTTCCAAACTACAATTTCTTCTGTTCTAGTaacttttattgttattttattctctGGCATCACTTTGTACTCCATCCTGTGAGTTACAGTAAGCAGTTTACAATATAACGTCTTCAGGCTTGATGAACTGCAAAAGGTGTGTGCACTTTAAACTTCGTAGTTGTTCTCAGTGGTTGGATAAAATCTAGTGACAGAGGTACAATCTTTATTCCACTGGCTCCTCTGACATGCTGAAGAAGAAACCAAACCCCAAGTTTACTCCTATTGTGTAAGGTAATTTTTAAGCAACTCTGGACAAAAGCGTGTGTCAAATGTGTCAAACATTTCCATCGCAGTTAAGCATTCAACCATATAACCACCATGAAGAACTATATACGAGCTAGATTTCAGTGTGATTATTTTGATGAATGCATATTCTGCGATGTATTCAACACAATCCCACGATCGTCGTAACACTGAACTTTGATAAGTCTTAAAGGAGTTAACGTTGGAGGAATTTAACTCCAGTACcatgttgttttaaaagtattatacaaaaacaatatacTGCTTAAGATTAGGTAAAAACGAATTACTGCTCACTCAACATTTAGTGATCCTCAGAAGCAGTGCACACGTGTTACCATGGAGCAGGGCTGGCCACCTCCACATAGACCTACCTAACAAACCTAATCCAGGGGATCATCTGATGTGTTTGTCCAAAATCTCACTAGGACAGATAAAAAGGACATGAGCTAAGTACATCTGATGTACACCATCATTTCCCTTGGGAGTATTTATTGCACTGCTTTGGTTTTAGAGCTACTGCATCTCTTTTGTCAGCTGTCCCCAATAAATTGGGATATAGGCCTAATTAGTGAAACTAGACACTAGCAATGCTCATTTTCTTCTccataaatgaaattaaatgagcTATTATTAGTTTGTCTCTTACCTCTCATGGTTGactcatgtatttattttagtgaCCTTTGGGAGAAACATCACAGATGAAACTAAAACGAGGAGGAAATAAGataagaaaactttttttctctaaaGTAGCTGCAGATGCTGGAAAGCATGTTGAGCTTTCTTGCTGTACTACTGGGTGATTTTACACTCGGTTGCTCTACTGCCACTTTTCACTCAATGTGATAAATGACAACTAATGTGTGACCCAGGCGTCAACACTAAACACTGAACGCTCCACTACGAACAGACACATTTTGGACGGGGTTTGGTGCCGCCGCTCCTCACCTGGCTGCAGCAGGAGCTGCTGGACGGCCACATTGAGGAGCCGCCGGAGCCGCTCGTTCTCCTCCTTGGAGCGGAGGATTTCGCTCTGATATTCCACCACCGTGTCTTTGACGGCGCGGAAAATCTCTTCGGCGGCCGCCGTCAACCTGTCGTTTAAAAACACGTTCAACAGCTCCAGTTTGGTCATGTTCTCCGCTGCTGCTGCGGCTGCTGTCTCCAGAGGCGAACGTCCTTCTGTTTACATCCACTAACCCGGAAGTAGAAGCGGACCGGCGTCTCGGTGTTTGGGTCTCAGCCTGATGACGTTTGTCGCATCACCCACTGGACGGAAGATTGAACTGCACTTCACATTTATGCTACTGTGTATTGCAGAGAtggctttattatttattagactgcattttattgtcattattttattgtcactCACTTACAGTGtacaaacagaagaacatttCGTTTCAGTGGCTGCAGAACCaaagtatattaaaaacaacgttaaaattagttttctgCGTACAGGATATGTTACATAGTAGATGTATTACATAGCAGCAAAACCAGAACATGCACAAAATCATAAATATGGCTCAGATTTAACAGGGATATAGTATTGCACGTATACACGGTGACTTTCCAGTGTGAATATGTgagaaagaaagtgtgtgtgtatcactgTGATAGACAAAATAGATCTGGCTGTTTAGGTACAGATGCTGCAGAACCTTTTCCCCGAGGGCAATAGTAAGAACAATCATTGGTTAAGATGTGTGGGGTCCCTGAGGATGTTCTGAGCTCTGGGCAGGCACCGTTTCTGTGCAATATCCTGGATGGGAGGAGTTGGGGGCCAGATGATCTTCTCTGCTGTCTTCACCACTCTACGCAGAGACTTCCAGTCCAGGTCATTGCAGCATCCTAACCAGACTGCAATGCTGCTGGCCAGCACGTTTTCgttttttttgcctctgtagAGGGTGGTGAGGTCAGGAGGGCGCAGGTGGGCTCTCCTCATCTGACGCAGAAAGCCGCAGGCACGGCTGAGCTTCTTTTGCAAAGGTTCTGATGGGCTGTGACCCAGACAGAGTGTTTGGGGTTGGCTGCTGACCACCTCCACGGCTGCAATGCTGATGAGGAGTGTTGGTTGACTGTGCTCATTCTTCCTAAAGATAATTCATTCTGTTTTTCAACATTCAGGGTCAGGTTGTTTGCTACACACTAGTCTACGAGATGGTTCACTTCCGGTCTATATGCCAGATCATTGTCATCCCGTATAAGGCCCCCCGCTGTTGTCTCATCAGCATGCTTCACTGTGTGGATGCAGGTAGACCCACCACAGCAGTCATGTGTCATAGAGGTGAACACGCTGCAGGGAGCCTGCGCTCAGGGAGATGATACTGGAGCTTTTTCCTCCCACCCTTACAAACTGGCATCTGTGCATGTCTATTAGTAGAATAACAAGTAAGGGGGGCAAATAGATGGTTTTCATGGTGGCAATCGCATGATGGGAGGGTGGGctttctgtatcccaacccaacaCTCTACcaatgagccaccaggccccctgacATAAAACCCTATAGTTAcgctatttaaaatgaatgtggccCAAACTTTAGAACCACATAT
This genomic interval from Channa argus isolate prfri chromosome 5, Channa argus male v1.0, whole genome shotgun sequence contains the following:
- the LOC137127201 gene encoding zinc finger protein 22-like — encoded protein: MTKLELLNVFLNDRLTAAAEEIFRAVKDTVVEYQSEILRSKEENERLRRLLNVAVQQLLLQPERHSVQPQEDSPLCESEWRSSVELLPQVKQEPKLTNIQSDGLHEARDSKKGNCSHVEPLQRSQAPPAETVCSRQSVSPVPLTSQEIKAENERKEGRKQQTANSLPLSPAVHPNTRAAQSGSCPSAAKTHKTPRTEQQMKGSLHSNGKQSTNILQIKSVRSVKPPPPRSSHPSQSIQRWHSCKECGKGFSFACQLEVHMRWHTKEKPYSCTVCRKSFTTVSMLKRHHRIHTGEKPFRCHVCGKCFNQSAHLNTHFRLHTRDRASWSRGPHNK